One genomic segment of Catalinimonas alkaloidigena includes these proteins:
- a CDS encoding PhoH family protein — MVEKVITLENISLLDFLGVENKNIKKISNAFPESKIVSRGNEILIQGSTPEIIKINDILNSLLTHYHKYGKLTEESVQLLINSENKPDFIATDDDILIYGTRGAVIKPKTPNQKSLVESAAQNDLVFAIGPAGTGKTYISVALAVKALKNKRVKKIIITRPAVEAGENLGFLPGDLKEKIDPYLRPIYDALFDMVPSEKLKFYEENKVIEIAPLAYMRGRTLQNAFILLDEAQNTTPMQIKMFLTRMGPNSKVIVTGDRSQIDLPKNHKSGLIETLEVLKGVKGIGFVELGGEDVVRHKLVKDIIEAYERADNLQINE; from the coding sequence TTGGTAGAAAAAGTTATTACACTAGAAAACATTTCACTTTTAGATTTTCTGGGAGTGGAAAATAAAAACATTAAAAAGATTTCCAACGCTTTTCCTGAAAGTAAAATTGTGTCTCGTGGTAATGAGATATTGATACAGGGAAGCACTCCAGAAATTATCAAAATCAATGATATCCTGAATTCACTGCTGACGCATTACCACAAATATGGAAAGCTCACTGAAGAGAGCGTACAGTTACTAATCAATAGTGAAAACAAACCGGACTTTATTGCGACAGACGATGATATTCTTATCTACGGAACGCGTGGAGCAGTAATAAAGCCCAAAACACCTAATCAGAAATCACTGGTGGAGTCAGCAGCCCAAAATGATCTGGTTTTTGCGATTGGTCCTGCCGGTACCGGAAAAACTTATATTTCAGTGGCTCTGGCAGTCAAAGCCTTAAAAAATAAGCGGGTTAAAAAAATTATCATTACCCGTCCGGCAGTAGAGGCAGGTGAAAACCTGGGTTTTCTTCCCGGAGACCTTAAAGAAAAGATAGACCCCTATCTTCGCCCCATTTACGACGCGCTATTTGACATGGTGCCTAGCGAAAAACTAAAGTTCTACGAAGAAAATAAGGTAATTGAGATTGCTCCGCTGGCCTATATGCGAGGACGTACCTTACAGAATGCATTTATTCTGCTGGATGAAGCGCAAAACACTACTCCTATGCAGATCAAGATGTTTCTTACGCGTATGGGGCCAAATTCCAAGGTGATTGTAACCGGGGACCGTTCACAGATCGACTTGCCTAAAAATCATAAGTCCGGACTTATTGAAACGCTGGAAGTATTGAAAGGCGTAAAGGGAATAGGTTTTGTTGAACTTGGTGGAGAGGATGTAGTACGACATAAATTGGTGAAAGATATCATTGAAGCTTATGAACGAGCTGATAACCTTCAGATTAATGAATAA
- a CDS encoding SAM hydrolase/SAM-dependent halogenase family protein: MPLITFMSDFGLTDYYIAAVKAKLYTSDSSLQIVDISHQIDSFDLSHASFILRSVYRDFPQNTVHLIAVGASSFAEEYIAVQLDNHFFVSADNGIISLLSEQEPQKIVRLSANTSSTFAAKDILAPAVAAIASGKKLEEIGQVVNSMNRKIPRQLKANKKMISGNIIHVDNYGNLITNIDRYTFDVLSKDINYEITVGREHFSEIQQNYFDVDYGECALFFNHQGLLEISINHGSASVLLGLAFDSPVHIRFER; the protein is encoded by the coding sequence ATGCCGCTGATCACATTTATGTCAGATTTTGGTCTGACCGATTATTATATCGCTGCGGTCAAGGCTAAGCTTTATACGAGTGACTCTTCTCTTCAGATAGTTGATATTAGCCATCAGATCGACAGTTTTGACCTTTCACATGCATCATTTATACTACGTTCAGTATATAGGGATTTTCCTCAAAATACTGTCCATTTGATAGCAGTAGGTGCTTCTTCTTTCGCAGAAGAATATATTGCTGTACAACTGGATAATCATTTTTTTGTTAGTGCAGATAATGGCATCATCAGCCTGTTAAGTGAGCAGGAACCACAGAAAATCGTGCGTCTATCTGCTAATACTTCTTCTACTTTTGCTGCCAAAGATATACTGGCGCCTGCTGTTGCTGCCATTGCCTCAGGCAAAAAGCTGGAGGAAATCGGGCAAGTTGTCAATAGCATGAATCGTAAGATTCCTCGACAACTGAAAGCCAATAAAAAGATGATATCCGGAAACATCATTCATGTAGATAATTATGGGAATCTCATCACCAATATTGATCGCTATACTTTTGATGTACTGAGTAAAGATATCAACTATGAAATCACTGTAGGCAGAGAACATTTTAGCGAAATACAACAAAATTATTTTGATGTAGATTATGGAGAATGTGCTTTATTTTTTAATCATCAGGGACTTTTAGAAATTAGCATCAATCACGGAAGTGCCTCAGTGCTGCTAGGATTAGCATTTGACAGTCCGGTTCATATCCGTTTTGAACGATAG
- a CDS encoding endo-1,4-beta-xylanase, translated as MRKNFNSSGCRKIVSIAALACFSLIHVGSAQHLRELADQHDLLIGCQTGWGDFATDNPLNNARRKLIEREFNIHTGGASFSPKNLQPIKGVFSLERTDQIVSAIHAMQGGVKIHAAHLLGRNTYMPGWWVKDTNAASQQKLLESHIDKVVAHYRGKIDIWDVVNESLNAEGHFGRWHWGANMGLKKIGMEPMSNTDDHIPVFIRLAFERAEVNDPESVKIINENQNAALGEKHTEICYEMVEDLKNRSVPIDGVGFQLHLKVDEDGSLLNAKGDTFSINGFKENMKRYETLGVDIYITEMDIQIPDTSESSYELQRKAYFDVVTACLSQPRCRAIMMWGSDDGNSWHADNFPTLFDANRQNKPAYYGFQEALQSFGERKVIKGQNSEP; from the coding sequence ATGAGAAAAAACTTTAATTCATCAGGATGCCGGAAAATTGTAAGTATAGCCGCTCTTGCTTGTTTTTCTTTAATTCACGTGGGCTCAGCTCAGCATCTCAGAGAACTCGCTGATCAGCATGACTTACTTATAGGTTGTCAAACAGGGTGGGGGGATTTTGCTACTGACAACCCTTTGAATAATGCTCGCAGAAAGTTAATAGAAAGGGAATTCAATATTCATACGGGTGGAGCCAGCTTTTCACCGAAAAACCTGCAGCCTATCAAGGGTGTATTTTCTCTGGAACGTACCGATCAGATAGTATCGGCCATACATGCAATGCAGGGTGGTGTTAAAATCCATGCAGCCCATCTACTTGGTCGTAATACATACATGCCAGGCTGGTGGGTGAAGGATACGAATGCTGCATCTCAGCAAAAACTCTTAGAAAGCCATATAGACAAAGTGGTGGCTCATTACAGGGGAAAAATAGATATCTGGGATGTGGTGAATGAATCTTTGAATGCGGAAGGGCATTTTGGAAGATGGCACTGGGGAGCAAATATGGGTTTAAAGAAAATAGGTATGGAGCCTATGTCAAATACAGATGACCATATCCCTGTCTTCATTCGCCTGGCTTTTGAGCGGGCAGAAGTAAATGATCCTGAGTCAGTGAAGATCATCAACGAAAATCAAAATGCTGCTCTGGGAGAAAAACACACGGAAATTTGCTATGAGATGGTAGAAGATCTAAAAAATCGCTCAGTGCCTATTGATGGTGTCGGCTTTCAGCTACATTTAAAAGTGGACGAAGACGGAAGCTTGCTCAATGCGAAAGGAGATACCTTCTCAATCAATGGCTTCAAAGAAAATATGAAAAGGTATGAGACACTGGGGGTAGATATTTACATTACAGAAATGGATATTCAGATACCGGACACTTCTGAATCTTCTTACGAACTCCAGCGTAAAGCGTATTTTGATGTGGTAACCGCTTGTTTGTCACAGCCTCGCTGCCGCGCAATAATGATGTGGGGATCGGATGATGGCAACTCCTGGCATGCGGATAATTTCCCTACCCTATTTGACGCAAACCGGCAAAATAAGCCTGCTTACTATGGGTTTCAGGAAGCATTGCAATCATTTGGGGAGAGGAAAGTAATAAAAGGTCAAAATTCAGAGCCATAA
- a CDS encoding Ohr family peroxiredoxin, which yields MNTIYSSKVTSKGGLYGHISSEDNALDIDVYMPTGTQADQPKGSTPEQLFAASYAACLEGTLYHIAKLHQVEISNTEVSAKVNAVQVEKGDLRFSLDMDVVIPEVDREKAQKLLDDAYRNCPLTKATSGNMEVNVNLR from the coding sequence ATGAATACGATTTATTCAAGCAAAGTTACTTCCAAAGGAGGGCTATATGGGCACATTTCTTCGGAAGATAACGCTTTAGACATAGATGTTTATATGCCTACAGGCACTCAGGCTGACCAACCAAAGGGAAGTACACCTGAGCAACTTTTCGCCGCGAGCTATGCTGCCTGCCTGGAAGGTACACTGTATCATATCGCAAAGTTACATCAGGTTGAGATCAGTAACACTGAAGTAAGTGCTAAGGTAAATGCTGTACAGGTAGAAAAAGGTGACCTGCGCTTCTCTTTGGACATGGATGTAGTAATACCTGAGGTAGACAGAGAAAAGGCTCAAAAACTGCTGGATGATGCATATAGAAATTGTCCACTTACCAAGGCTACCAGTGGAAATATGGAAGTAAATGTAAATTTACGATAG
- a CDS encoding metallophosphoesterase family protein, translated as MKLLHTADWHLGKRLGDYMRLEEQKEVLEEICEIAEREEVDAVLIAGDLFDTFNPGNEAVELFYKIIHRLADDGRRAVVAIAGNHDSPDRVEAPDPLARELGIIFHGKPSTQIRPFETRKGLRLMHADEGFVALKLPDYDYTLRLLLTPYANEVILRQYLGTDDKEEALRNILRKSWQEMADRYCDDKGVNLLMAHLYFMQRGGEAPQEPEDEKPILHMGGAQAIFTEDIPQQMQYVALGHLHRYQHVGGTSCPVIYSSSPLGYSFSEAHQQKYVVLIEAEPGQPVATQKVSLQKGRKLVRKTFKSKEEAVSWLRENPDTFVELTFVSDTYIESETKKALYDAHDGIVSIIPELHLQEEQKIKTKVNLQQDIRLLFKDFFVHKKGQQPSDELMDLFNEILETDEDEDERG; from the coding sequence ATGAAATTGCTACACACTGCCGATTGGCACCTGGGAAAGCGTCTGGGTGATTACATGCGCCTGGAAGAGCAGAAAGAAGTGCTGGAAGAAATTTGCGAGATCGCGGAAAGGGAGGAGGTAGATGCGGTTCTCATTGCAGGTGATTTGTTTGATACTTTCAACCCCGGAAACGAAGCGGTAGAGCTGTTTTACAAAATAATTCATCGCCTCGCTGACGATGGCCGCCGGGCTGTGGTGGCAATTGCCGGTAATCATGACTCTCCTGACAGGGTAGAAGCTCCGGATCCGCTGGCTCGTGAGTTAGGCATCATCTTCCATGGAAAACCATCCACACAAATTCGCCCATTTGAGACCCGAAAAGGCCTCAGATTAATGCATGCAGACGAAGGTTTTGTAGCATTAAAACTCCCTGACTACGATTATACCCTACGCCTGCTGCTTACCCCCTATGCCAATGAGGTGATACTGCGCCAGTATTTAGGCACCGATGATAAAGAAGAAGCTTTACGCAACATATTGAGAAAAAGCTGGCAGGAGATGGCTGATCGGTATTGTGATGATAAAGGTGTTAATTTGTTAATGGCGCATCTTTATTTTATGCAAAGGGGAGGCGAGGCACCCCAGGAGCCGGAAGATGAAAAACCTATTCTACATATGGGGGGCGCACAGGCTATCTTTACTGAAGATATTCCTCAACAAATGCAATATGTTGCCCTGGGCCATTTGCACCGGTATCAGCATGTAGGAGGCACCAGCTGCCCTGTCATTTATAGCAGCAGTCCTCTAGGCTATAGCTTTAGTGAAGCCCATCAGCAAAAGTATGTGGTGTTGATTGAAGCTGAACCCGGACAGCCGGTAGCAACCCAAAAAGTTTCTCTGCAAAAAGGAAGAAAACTGGTCAGAAAGACCTTTAAATCTAAAGAAGAGGCAGTAAGCTGGCTGAGAGAAAACCCTGATACTTTTGTAGAGCTGACTTTCGTCAGTGATACATATATAGAAAGTGAAACAAAAAAAGCGCTTTATGATGCGCACGATGGCATCGTAAGCATTATCCCGGAGCTTCACTTACAGGAAGAGCAAAAAATAAAAACGAAGGTAAATTTGCAGCAGGACATCCGTCTCCTCTTCAAAGATTTTTTTGTTCATAAAAAAGGGCAGCAACCTTCAGATGAGCTGATGGACTTATTCAATGAAATATTGGAAACTGATGAAGATGAGGATGAAAGGGGATAA
- a CDS encoding SbcC/MukB-like Walker B domain-containing protein, whose translation MIPEKLTLKGLYSYREPQTIDFGRLTSSQLFGIFGAVGCGKSSILEAIIFVLFDRSDRLNLKDNRYYNMLNLQSDEIEIDFTFRAEVNSKSVYRFYFRAGRNRNNYDQVVVRDRNYYKDEEGNWLPIAVKDASQLLGMNYEHFMQTVIIPQGKFREFVDQGAAQRTQMLKELFNLGQYELGSKVKILQSRNKTELTEIQARLAEIGGVSEEEIREIKQKQNVLATKLKSAANEANEIERKCQAQDALHKLFSDIRIAEEEIKKLHEQKTHFAQKEQQLRNYNRAYTYFKERFQLQIETQEEVHAVKEKRKHLLAQIDEQKIRLASALEELQIRQKAYEQRETDILKCQDLEYVIKVREFKDELMHETEQLAKLQRNVKAIEQSVAQNKQELVLEEKQLDEMDTKLRFRSTLHDIYHWHLQQSRLLREKQSCEDYHKQYIAQIDELRAKKAQRIESFSWAKAAPDIDALKVLIREQLKHNQEKQAKAAEKMRELQIKEKLAIYADNLIEGKACPLCGSEHHPQAAHDDSIHEELQSHEEQQKVLQQEEHQLRQLNDDIMQLESDFKSTATLMQKAKTELEDVQKKIGQHQQQFHWEKFKGYDIEDINEFIQKLEVLDKKAHELRQHIQQRKKQLPELEQKYQLVQEQLRAHQQKEHALKTSIDNHLSLLRVYNYEGWKNYELPVLKESLERGQRQVEEAAEKYNHAVKNFNECEKELHGTQSKADTEKERLEQQEQKQQKLNAEIETLCKEKNFESLAQVHQLLSLKLDVEEEQRQIQSYNTRLSSQEDQLQKLRKEAEGKTYLKEEHEGLVQKKEEEKQKVQQLQEQLAVTGEQLKRMEERLQNSLQLQNKQEKLLIREGNLKELASLFKGSGFVRYVSSVYLDNLCRTANERFMKLTRNNLSLELNEDGEFIVRDFLNNGKTRLLKTLSGGQTFQAALCLALALAENVKTLNQAEQSFFFLDEGFGSLDKESLRLVFDTLKSLRQEQRIVGIISHVEELQQEIDVYLKIVNDKERGSLISRSWE comes from the coding sequence ATGATTCCAGAGAAGCTTACGCTAAAAGGACTCTATTCTTACCGTGAACCACAAACGATTGATTTTGGTAGATTAACTTCTTCTCAATTGTTTGGAATTTTTGGCGCAGTTGGCTGTGGCAAATCTTCTATACTGGAAGCCATAATATTTGTGCTTTTTGACCGTAGCGACCGTCTCAATTTAAAAGATAACCGCTACTATAACATGCTCAACTTACAGAGTGATGAGATAGAAATTGATTTTACCTTCAGGGCCGAAGTCAACAGTAAGTCAGTTTATCGTTTTTATTTTAGGGCAGGTCGTAATCGAAACAACTATGACCAGGTAGTAGTACGAGATCGCAACTACTATAAGGATGAAGAAGGCAACTGGCTGCCGATTGCGGTCAAGGATGCATCCCAGTTGCTAGGTATGAATTACGAGCACTTCATGCAAACCGTAATCATACCGCAGGGTAAGTTCAGGGAGTTTGTAGATCAGGGCGCTGCCCAACGGACCCAAATGCTAAAGGAATTATTTAACCTGGGCCAATATGAGTTGGGTAGCAAGGTTAAAATCCTGCAGAGTAGAAATAAAACCGAGCTTACTGAGATCCAGGCAAGGTTAGCTGAGATAGGTGGAGTGAGTGAAGAAGAAATCAGAGAAATAAAGCAAAAGCAAAATGTGCTGGCTACCAAACTTAAGTCAGCAGCGAATGAAGCAAATGAGATAGAAAGAAAATGTCAGGCGCAGGATGCCCTTCACAAACTGTTCAGTGATATCCGTATTGCTGAAGAAGAAATAAAGAAGCTTCATGAACAAAAAACTCATTTTGCTCAGAAAGAACAGCAGCTTAGGAATTACAACCGTGCATATACGTATTTCAAAGAAAGGTTTCAGCTACAGATAGAGACGCAGGAAGAAGTTCATGCTGTCAAAGAGAAACGTAAGCACCTACTGGCACAGATAGATGAGCAAAAAATAAGACTAGCTTCAGCGCTCGAAGAATTACAAATACGACAAAAAGCATATGAGCAGCGCGAAACGGATATTCTCAAGTGCCAGGATCTGGAATATGTGATCAAGGTTAGAGAGTTCAAAGACGAGTTAATGCACGAAACAGAACAATTAGCTAAGCTCCAAAGAAATGTCAAAGCCATTGAGCAGTCTGTAGCGCAAAATAAACAAGAGCTTGTTCTGGAGGAGAAGCAACTGGATGAGATGGATACTAAGTTGCGTTTCAGATCTACGCTTCATGATATATACCACTGGCATCTACAACAAAGCCGGCTGTTAAGAGAAAAACAATCCTGTGAAGATTATCACAAACAGTATATTGCTCAGATTGATGAGTTGAGAGCTAAAAAAGCTCAGCGCATTGAAAGTTTTAGCTGGGCTAAAGCAGCTCCGGATATTGATGCGCTGAAAGTACTGATTCGTGAGCAGCTCAAGCATAACCAAGAAAAGCAGGCTAAAGCCGCTGAAAAGATGCGAGAGCTACAAATCAAGGAGAAGTTGGCAATCTATGCTGATAATCTAATAGAAGGAAAAGCCTGTCCGCTCTGCGGCTCTGAGCACCATCCACAGGCAGCACATGACGACTCAATACATGAGGAATTACAATCTCATGAAGAACAGCAAAAGGTTTTACAGCAAGAGGAGCATCAGCTAAGGCAGCTCAATGATGATATTATGCAATTGGAAAGTGACTTTAAAAGTACGGCCACGCTAATGCAAAAAGCCAAAACCGAACTTGAAGATGTGCAGAAAAAGATAGGACAGCATCAGCAGCAGTTTCACTGGGAGAAATTCAAAGGATATGACATTGAAGACATCAATGAATTTATCCAGAAGCTGGAAGTATTGGATAAAAAAGCGCATGAGCTACGTCAGCACATTCAACAGAGAAAGAAGCAACTTCCCGAACTAGAGCAGAAGTATCAGTTGGTTCAGGAGCAACTGAGAGCACACCAGCAAAAAGAACATGCGCTAAAAACCAGCATTGACAACCATCTCTCCTTACTCAGAGTGTACAATTACGAGGGCTGGAAAAATTATGAGTTGCCCGTACTCAAAGAAAGCCTGGAAAGAGGGCAGCGCCAGGTAGAAGAGGCGGCTGAGAAGTATAATCATGCGGTGAAAAACTTTAATGAGTGTGAAAAAGAACTGCATGGCACACAAAGCAAAGCAGACACCGAAAAAGAGAGGCTGGAGCAACAGGAACAAAAACAACAAAAACTAAATGCTGAAATAGAGACCCTCTGTAAAGAAAAAAACTTTGAAAGCCTGGCTCAGGTACATCAATTGCTTAGCCTGAAGCTGGATGTAGAAGAAGAGCAGCGACAGATACAATCCTACAATACCCGACTTAGTAGTCAGGAAGACCAGCTGCAAAAGCTGCGTAAAGAAGCGGAAGGAAAGACTTATTTGAAGGAGGAGCATGAAGGGTTAGTACAAAAAAAAGAGGAAGAAAAGCAAAAAGTACAACAATTACAGGAGCAATTGGCTGTGACAGGTGAGCAGCTTAAACGGATGGAAGAGCGACTGCAAAATAGTCTACAGCTCCAGAATAAGCAGGAAAAGCTACTTATCAGGGAAGGTAATTTAAAGGAACTGGCATCGCTATTTAAGGGGAGTGGCTTTGTAAGGTACGTATCTTCCGTATATTTGGATAATCTTTGCCGTACTGCTAATGAGCGATTTATGAAGCTCACCCGCAACAACCTTAGTCTGGAGCTTAACGAAGATGGAGAATTTATCGTCAGGGATTTTCTTAATAACGGCAAAACCCGCTTACTCAAAACCTTATCCGGTGGACAAACTTTTCAGGCAGCATTGTGCCTGGCTTTGGCGCTGGCAGAAAATGTAAAAACGCTCAATCAGGCGGAGCAGAGTTTCTTTTTCCTTGATGAAGGCTTCGGTTCGTTGGATAAAGAATCGCTCAGGCTAGTCTTTGATACGCTTAAATCTTTGCGCCAGGAGCAAAGAATAGTAGGCATCATTTCCCATGTGGAAGAGTTGCAGCAGGAGATAGATGTATACCTCAAAATCGTCAATGACAAAGAACGAGGCAGCCTGATCAGTCGTAGCTGGGAATGA
- a CDS encoding alanine/glycine:cation symporter family protein, with product MQELNDFLSTIDGYIGGGQWFVFVLLGTGLFFTIYLKFPQIRYFGHALRSVRGKYDKEGDEGDTSHFQALTTALSGTVGTGNIAGVAYAIHLGGPPAIFWMVVTAFLGMTTKFVEVTLSHKYREVDEEGRIAGGPMYYMKNKLNYRWLAVIFAVATILSSFGTGNMPQINSISTSMYATFGINQMLTGAVLAILLGFVIIGGITRIAKVTERLVPFMATVYVLGALAVIFYNIGEIPSAFSAIFSDLFTGTAATGGFLGASIAYAFNRGVNRGLFSNEAGQGSAPIAHAAARAHEPVSEGLVAILEPFIDTIIICSITGLVILTSGVWDDKMLNRFESADLLIINGSLEESNEADLDKLYGLLVRGDEVDAF from the coding sequence ATGCAAGAGTTAAACGATTTCTTAAGCACCATTGATGGCTATATCGGTGGAGGCCAGTGGTTTGTCTTTGTACTTTTAGGTACCGGGCTTTTTTTTACGATCTATCTTAAATTCCCTCAGATACGTTATTTTGGTCATGCGCTCCGCTCAGTAAGAGGGAAATATGATAAGGAAGGCGATGAGGGTGATACATCACACTTTCAGGCACTTACTACAGCACTATCGGGTACGGTAGGAACCGGTAACATCGCCGGGGTAGCTTATGCCATCCACCTGGGTGGTCCTCCTGCCATCTTCTGGATGGTGGTCACTGCTTTCTTGGGTATGACTACCAAGTTTGTGGAGGTGACACTTTCTCACAAATATCGTGAAGTAGACGAAGAGGGCAGAATCGCCGGTGGACCTATGTACTACATGAAGAACAAGCTTAACTATCGTTGGCTGGCTGTCATATTCGCTGTAGCTACGATCCTTTCTTCATTCGGAACAGGTAATATGCCCCAGATCAATAGTATTTCCACTTCCATGTATGCTACTTTTGGAATCAACCAGATGCTGACAGGAGCCGTGCTGGCGATTCTACTTGGTTTTGTGATCATCGGAGGCATTACCAGAATTGCCAAGGTGACTGAGCGTTTGGTGCCCTTCATGGCAACTGTTTATGTCCTGGGTGCGTTGGCGGTAATTTTTTATAATATAGGAGAGATCCCTTCGGCCTTTTCCGCCATCTTCTCCGATCTGTTTACCGGTACTGCCGCAACCGGAGGGTTCCTGGGAGCCAGTATTGCTTATGCATTCAATCGGGGGGTAAACCGGGGTTTGTTTTCTAATGAAGCAGGCCAGGGATCAGCACCGATTGCACACGCTGCTGCCCGTGCCCATGAGCCGGTTTCAGAAGGTCTGGTAGCAATTCTGGAACCCTTTATTGACACCATCATCATCTGTAGTATTACGGGATTGGTGATCCTGACTTCGGGGGTATGGGATGATAAGATGCTCAACCGTTTTGAGAGTGCAGACTTGCTTATTATTAACGGAAGCCTGGAGGAAAGTAATGAAGCTGACCTGGATAAGCTCTATGGTTTACTGGTAAGAGGAGACGAAGTGGATGCTTTTTGA
- a CDS encoding alanine:cation symporter family protein produces the protein MLFDGQLQVQNGEIQSDVTVVHARSVAENIEVYQNGKPFSGEINISYGKLDFEKEENLGVEMRGESLVHSAPLTAEAFTRSYLGSYGQYIISIGLLLFAFSTAISWSYYGDRATTYLFGVKYVNIFRIFYVVGFFLASFADTTIIWTLSGIAIALMTLPNLLGILLLSKDMKNTVKEYWTGFHEEYPDEKIPEKLK, from the coding sequence ATGCTTTTTGATGGTCAATTACAGGTACAAAATGGTGAAATACAAAGTGATGTGACGGTAGTGCATGCCCGCTCAGTTGCCGAAAATATTGAAGTGTATCAGAATGGTAAGCCATTTAGTGGCGAGATCAATATTAGTTATGGTAAGCTTGATTTTGAGAAAGAGGAGAATCTAGGTGTAGAGATGCGGGGAGAGTCACTGGTCCACAGCGCACCGCTAACTGCTGAAGCCTTTACCCGTTCCTATCTGGGCAGCTATGGTCAATACATCATCTCTATCGGTCTCTTGTTATTCGCTTTTTCTACCGCCATTTCATGGTCCTACTACGGTGACCGGGCTACCACTTATTTGTTTGGCGTAAAGTATGTCAACATCTTTCGTATTTTCTATGTGGTAGGCTTTTTCCTGGCTTCCTTTGCTGATACTACCATCATCTGGACCCTCTCAGGCATCGCCATTGCCCTGATGACCCTGCCCAACCTGCTGGGTATATTGCTGCTAAGTAAGGATATGAAAAATACTGTAAAAGAGTACTGGACCGGCTTCCATGAAGAATATCCTGATGAAAAGATACCGGAGAAATTGAAATGA
- a CDS encoding NAD-dependent epimerase/dehydratase family protein: protein MKVFLTGTSGLLGSNTAKELLMRGHHVRGLFHNSIEAELLEKHPNFEEFHGDITDPDKMIEGVAGCDAVVHAAADTSQWPDRSPDYINTNVKGTLNVVEAAKKAKVRRGIFVSTANSVGFGTKAHPGDETSPPKFQQYGIGYMETKYQAQQIVLNEVKEGGYPFIVVNPTFMIGPNDFKPSSGKMVIAVAKGKVPGYPVGGKNYVYVGDAANAIANALTMGRPGECYILGNENLSYQEMFTKIAEVVGAKPPKLAIPPFATKAFGMLGTIAGNIFGITPNVSYKMAVVSCDGHYFSAKKAVEELNMPQTPIETAIKECYEWFKEHGYLDQ from the coding sequence GTGAAAGTATTTTTAACAGGGACCAGCGGTCTGCTCGGTAGTAACACAGCCAAAGAACTATTAATGCGGGGGCATCATGTAAGAGGCTTATTTCATAATTCTATAGAAGCTGAACTTTTGGAGAAGCATCCGAACTTTGAGGAGTTTCATGGCGACATTACTGATCCTGACAAAATGATTGAGGGAGTGGCAGGATGTGATGCCGTAGTTCATGCGGCTGCGGATACCAGCCAATGGCCGGATCGTTCCCCCGACTATATCAATACCAATGTAAAGGGTACGCTAAACGTAGTAGAGGCTGCTAAGAAAGCTAAGGTAAGACGCGGTATTTTTGTGAGTACTGCCAACTCAGTAGGCTTCGGTACTAAAGCGCATCCCGGAGATGAAACTTCACCCCCCAAATTTCAGCAGTACGGCATTGGTTATATGGAGACCAAGTATCAGGCGCAGCAGATCGTCCTGAACGAAGTAAAAGAAGGTGGATACCCCTTCATTGTAGTCAATCCTACATTTATGATAGGTCCGAATGACTTTAAGCCCAGCTCCGGAAAGATGGTAATCGCAGTGGCTAAAGGCAAAGTGCCCGGCTATCCGGTAGGGGGGAAGAACTACGTATACGTAGGCGATGCTGCTAATGCCATTGCCAATGCCCTGACCATGGGAAGGCCGGGAGAATGTTATATTCTGGGAAATGAAAACCTTAGCTACCAGGAGATGTTTACCAAGATAGCTGAAGTAGTAGGTGCGAAACCTCCAAAGTTGGCGATTCCCCCTTTTGCCACTAAAGCTTTTGGGATGTTAGGAACAATCGCCGGAAACATTTTTGGAATTACACCTAATGTCAGCTATAAAATGGCTGTCGTTTCCTGTGATGGACATTATTTTTCAGCAAAAAAGGCAGTTGAAGAGCTCAACATGCCACAAACACCGATAGAAACCGCAATCAAAGAATGTTATGAATGGTTCAAAGAACACGGCTACCTCGACCAATGA